A region of Subdoligranulum variabile DNA encodes the following proteins:
- a CDS encoding sugar ABC transporter ATP-binding protein, with protein MSENNILSIRNIVKTYPGVVAIDHVSFDVREGEVHALIGENGAGKSTLIKVLSGAIQPDSGSITIGGKTFEAMTPILSKEQGVGVIYQEFTLVPGISAAENVFLGQKTSDGVFVNFEERIRRTKELFDQMHVNIDPTQPVRNLSPACQQIVEIAKAVSKNARLLIMDEPTAPLTVNEVDTLFQVIRDLKKKGVTIIYISHRLEELFEVADRVTVMRDGQYVGTENIADIDRKKLIAMMAGRELKESYPVRHNTIGEEVLRLENVTGNGDRNISFTLHKGEILGLAGLVGAGRTELMRVLYGADPLEDGKIILNGKEVHIRSCREAIEQGIGYIPEDRKNHGVFLRMSIQWNVVMNNLRAFCNGPFLSEEKQKDVAQRYEKAFQIKTPSLDQLVGNLSGGNQQKVVIAKTLAADSQIVIFDEPTRGIDVEAKQEIYKLMNRLVEDGGKSIIMVSSDMPELLGMSDRIVVIAEGEKTGEVEKKDFNQNYILDLASGGTMKGAV; from the coding sequence ATGTCAGAAAACAACATTCTGAGCATCCGGAATATTGTCAAAACCTATCCCGGCGTGGTGGCCATCGACCATGTCTCCTTCGATGTGCGGGAGGGGGAGGTTCACGCCCTCATCGGGGAAAACGGCGCCGGAAAATCCACCCTCATCAAGGTGCTGTCCGGTGCAATCCAGCCCGACAGCGGCTCCATCACCATCGGCGGCAAGACCTTTGAAGCGATGACCCCCATCCTCTCCAAGGAACAGGGCGTCGGCGTCATCTACCAGGAATTCACCCTGGTGCCGGGCATCAGCGCGGCGGAAAACGTTTTCCTGGGCCAGAAGACCAGCGACGGCGTTTTCGTCAACTTCGAGGAACGCATCCGCCGGACCAAGGAACTGTTCGACCAGATGCATGTGAATATCGATCCCACCCAGCCGGTGCGGAATCTCTCGCCTGCCTGCCAGCAGATCGTGGAGATCGCCAAGGCCGTGAGCAAAAACGCCCGGCTGCTCATCATGGACGAACCTACGGCGCCGCTGACCGTCAATGAGGTGGACACCCTGTTCCAGGTCATCCGGGACCTGAAAAAGAAGGGCGTTACCATCATCTACATTTCCCACCGTCTGGAGGAACTCTTCGAGGTGGCCGACCGGGTCACCGTCATGCGGGACGGCCAGTACGTGGGCACCGAGAACATTGCCGATATCGACCGCAAAAAGCTCATTGCCATGATGGCGGGCCGGGAACTCAAGGAAAGTTATCCCGTGCGCCACAACACCATCGGTGAGGAAGTGCTGCGGCTGGAAAATGTGACCGGCAACGGGGACCGCAACATCTCCTTCACGCTGCACAAGGGCGAGATCCTGGGACTGGCAGGTCTGGTGGGCGCCGGCCGCACCGAACTGATGCGGGTACTTTACGGCGCCGACCCGCTGGAGGATGGCAAGATCATCCTCAACGGCAAGGAGGTCCACATCCGTTCCTGCCGGGAAGCCATCGAGCAGGGCATCGGCTACATTCCCGAGGACCGCAAAAACCACGGTGTGTTCCTGCGGATGTCCATTCAGTGGAATGTGGTCATGAACAATCTGCGGGCCTTCTGCAACGGGCCCTTCCTCAGCGAAGAAAAGCAGAAAGATGTGGCCCAGCGCTATGAAAAGGCGTTCCAGATCAAGACGCCCTCCCTGGACCAGCTGGTAGGCAACCTCTCGGGCGGCAACCAGCAGAAGGTGGTCATCGCCAAGACCCTGGCCGCCGATTCCCAGATCGTCATCTTTGATGAACCGACCCGCGGCATCGACGTCGAGGCCAAACAGGAAATCTACAAACTCATGAACCGTCTGGTGGAAGACGGCGGAAAATCCATCATCATGGTATCTTCCGATATGCCGGAACTGTTGGGCATGTCTGACCGCATTGTCGTCATCGCCGAAGGCGAAAAGACCGGCGAGGTGGAGAAGAAGGACTTCAACCAGAACTACATTCTGGATCTTGCCTCCGGCGGTACGATGAAAGGAGCAGTCTAA
- a CDS encoding ABC transporter permease, which produces MKKFVDIYKKFGIYILLAVVFVVFAVAAPNFLSAKNVINIVRQCSMFGIVVVGVSMVMIGGGMDLSVGSQMAVDGMLVGYMMVNSGLPIPLAIVATIVIGCLMGALNGVVAVKLHIMPIIVTLGTMLILEGVAYLITGGYPITGMPEAFTVIGQGYLGIIPIPVIIFAAFVIFGWIVMNKTYLGREIYAIGGNREAARLAGINVDRLTIIVYTFCGFAASIAALIMVGRTNASQPGAGSSYAFDCMTAACLGGVSIAGGEGKISGTVVGVLILGMLDNGLVLMSVNSNWQSVVKGVILLAAVAIDCYQVVNKKKAA; this is translated from the coding sequence ATGAAAAAGTTCGTGGACATTTATAAAAAGTTCGGTATTTACATTCTGCTGGCCGTCGTCTTCGTGGTGTTCGCCGTGGCGGCACCCAACTTCCTGTCGGCCAAGAACGTCATCAACATCGTGCGGCAGTGCTCGATGTTCGGCATCGTCGTTGTGGGCGTTTCGATGGTCATGATCGGTGGCGGCATGGATCTGTCGGTGGGCAGCCAGATGGCCGTGGACGGCATGCTGGTAGGCTACATGATGGTCAACTCCGGCCTGCCGATCCCCCTGGCCATTGTGGCCACCATCGTCATCGGCTGCCTGATGGGAGCGCTCAACGGTGTGGTGGCCGTCAAACTGCACATCATGCCCATCATCGTCACCCTGGGCACCATGCTCATCCTGGAAGGTGTGGCGTACCTCATCACCGGTGGTTATCCCATTACCGGCATGCCGGAAGCCTTCACCGTCATCGGTCAGGGCTATCTGGGCATCATCCCCATCCCCGTCATCATCTTTGCCGCCTTTGTCATCTTCGGCTGGATCGTCATGAACAAGACCTACCTCGGCCGTGAGATCTACGCCATCGGCGGCAACCGGGAAGCGGCCCGTCTGGCCGGTATCAATGTCGACCGCCTGACCATCATTGTCTACACCTTCTGCGGCTTCGCAGCCAGCATCGCGGCCCTGATCATGGTCGGCCGGACCAACGCCTCCCAGCCCGGCGCCGGCAGCAGCTACGCCTTCGACTGCATGACCGCAGCCTGCCTGGGCGGCGTCTCCATCGCCGGCGGTGAAGGCAAGATCAGCGGTACCGTCGTGGGCGTGCTGATCCTCGGCATGCTGGACAACGGCCTGGTCCTGATGAGCGTAAACTCCAACTGGCAGAGTGTCGTCAAGGGTGTCATCCTGCTGGCGGCCGTTGCCATCGACTGCTACCAGGTCGTCAACAAGAAAAAGGCAGCCTGA
- a CDS encoding MBL fold metallo-hydrolase: MACTTMPFYECRPGIFEIDEFDCASCFVIVGTERALLLDTGVGIGDLRWVVEHRITDKPYTVVATHNHGDHIGGAGFFDEVWMHPLDLQNQDASTAPTLAFRRDYAELIRRREGKYYAYDPQQDIRPWPGEPVWRELSDGQTFDLGGRTVTAWHCPGHTPGEIVLIDDLTRTLLCGDACNCNWLLNKDLAPTFREGVQISLQALQRIWGMRDQYDAVYNFHHDFRGFGAPLNPDVLPNLIACLEQLQAGTATFREIPDALSTTGGTKTVAICGDVFVSCMGQDIRAAAQQ; encoded by the coding sequence ATGGCCTGCACGACAATGCCTTTTTACGAATGTCGCCCCGGCATTTTCGAGATCGATGAATTTGACTGCGCCAGTTGCTTCGTCATTGTAGGTACCGAACGTGCCCTGCTGCTGGACACCGGCGTGGGCATCGGCGATCTGCGCTGGGTGGTGGAACACCGCATCACCGACAAACCGTATACGGTGGTGGCCACCCACAACCATGGCGATCACATCGGGGGTGCCGGCTTCTTCGACGAGGTCTGGATGCATCCGCTGGATCTGCAGAACCAGGATGCCTCCACCGCCCCCACGCTGGCTTTCCGCAGGGATTATGCGGAGCTGATCCGCAGGCGGGAGGGCAAATATTACGCCTATGATCCCCAGCAGGATATCCGCCCCTGGCCCGGGGAACCGGTCTGGCGGGAACTGTCCGACGGCCAGACCTTCGATCTGGGCGGGCGCACCGTCACAGCCTGGCACTGTCCCGGACACACCCCCGGCGAGATCGTCCTCATCGACGATCTGACCCGTACACTGCTGTGCGGGGATGCCTGCAACTGCAACTGGCTGCTGAACAAGGACCTGGCTCCCACGTTCCGGGAAGGGGTGCAAATCTCTCTTCAGGCGCTGCAACGGATCTGGGGGATGCGGGATCAGTATGATGCCGTGTACAATTTCCACCATGATTTCCGGGGCTTCGGGGCGCCGCTCAACCCCGATGTACTGCCCAATCTGATCGCCTGTCTGGAACAGCTGCAGGCGGGAACCGCCACGTTCCGGGAAATCCCCGATGCGCTGTCCACCACCGGCGGAACCAAGACGGTGGCGATCTGTGGGGATGTCTTCGTCTCCTGCATGGGACAGGACATCCGCGCGGCGGCTCAACAATGA
- the amrS gene encoding AmmeMemoRadiSam system radical SAM enzyme: MSVTCTLCFHHCRLEEGQTGLCRARANRGGVLQPLNYGRLTALALDPIEKKPLRRFHPGSLILSVGSFGCNLHCPFCQNAGIAAAGAESPTRDCTPRQLAEEALRLRPRGNIGVAYTYNEPLVGYEFVRDCAEEVRRAGLCNVLVTNGTLEEQPWRALLPLLDAVNIDLKGFTEGWYRRLGGDLETVKRSIVLAASCCHPEVTTLVVPGENDSEEEMRALSAWLASVRPDIPLHVSRFFPRHRMQDRPPTPVQTVYRLAEVAREQLSYVYTGNC; this comes from the coding sequence ATGAGTGTGACCTGTACCCTGTGTTTTCACCACTGCCGCCTGGAGGAGGGCCAGACCGGCCTCTGCCGTGCCAGGGCCAACCGGGGCGGCGTCCTGCAGCCGCTGAACTACGGCCGCCTCACCGCCCTGGCCCTGGATCCCATCGAGAAAAAGCCCCTGCGCCGGTTTCACCCCGGCAGCCTGATCCTGTCGGTGGGCAGCTTCGGCTGCAACCTGCACTGTCCCTTCTGCCAGAACGCCGGCATCGCCGCCGCGGGGGCGGAGTCTCCCACCCGGGACTGCACGCCCCGGCAGCTGGCCGAGGAGGCCCTGCGGCTGCGGCCCCGGGGCAACATCGGGGTAGCCTACACCTACAACGAACCGCTGGTGGGCTACGAATTTGTGCGGGACTGCGCCGAAGAGGTCCGCCGGGCAGGGCTTTGCAACGTGCTGGTGACCAACGGCACGCTGGAGGAACAGCCCTGGCGGGCGCTGCTGCCCCTGCTGGACGCGGTGAACATCGACCTGAAAGGCTTTACCGAAGGCTGGTACCGGCGGCTGGGCGGGGATCTGGAGACGGTCAAACGGTCCATCGTCCTGGCGGCGTCCTGCTGCCATCCGGAGGTCACCACCCTGGTGGTCCCCGGGGAGAACGACAGCGAGGAGGAGATGCGGGCGCTGTCGGCCTGGCTGGCTTCGGTGCGCCCCGACATCCCGCTGCATGTGTCCCGCTTCTTCCCGCGGCACCGCATGCAGGACCGCCCGCCCACGCCGGTACAGACGGTCTACCGCCTGGCGGAGGTGGCCCGGGAACAGCTTTCCTATGTGTATACGGGCAACTGCTGA